The proteins below come from a single Poecilia reticulata strain Guanapo linkage group LG5, Guppy_female_1.0+MT, whole genome shotgun sequence genomic window:
- the fer1l4 gene encoding fer-1-like protein 4 encodes MSISVDLKRIFNLPGRSDRKVELSFRGFTHKTRAPQCENVAIFNEHFRWPHYGKEITEELLSISVYNCSKFFSNRLLGQLVISLQHVVTSGRLLLREPLTDANYSLTDIIIELDIRFHPLEGVAGQWEGLDFLEVEDSDESSXVIRNDGFDDIERGSMASRNDQLERDARRLGQSLIRTGDEDEDDEDYDYDDDLVEMETCDITLTPLRSRCRPLSRTAVAAMPRVHSFQVNVNILEAQKLVGVNISPAVFISVASQKKHTATQKSTNCPFYNENFQFEFQEAPQIFFDEVIEIKVFHRRTLAFLMTHIGTFKIDISTVYSQPDHRFYQKWAPLTDPTDTRSGVKGFVRASLSVLMKGDALRMPSLSKGSSSGSSEDIEKNLLLPRGMPSERPWARFRVRIYRAEGLPTMEAGLMAKMSVTDRAVFIDPYVQVTFAGQQGETSVASATSYPVWNEEISFIEQFPPLAQRIRIQLLDDAKMGDIALATHFLDLQQISDPTRNGFNPTFGPSWVNLYGSPQNSTLGDVHQALNEGLGEGIFYRGRILLALSMDVYSSPSAVPTDTGSAAAVKVKGARGKFGRKKKKSSKKEKKEATSAPSGLADEAEEAGVEVPESVAVEVEEIHPLPEGYLGQKEEFLLFASLFEVTMIDPTVGTKPLTFELSIGNYGKAVGVGRSKKSQSREELRRSREDLTEETHGLLESEDELDREEMTNPEAENRSVSSAMRPQPTDYDRSFKCIQLQAPSANLKPCLYVWSQFEDHSFRLYQANWLSKMADRLEIGLNQVESDLRRPKGKAKEILTEVLLELVTCCKQFSAFSDRRSQSRPNSLDKCRREFIKKNLVVLARQAVRIRRRITRNKTKEHLMESWKILRKLRQLAVEPQSTIPDAFLWLLNGSKRLAYVRIPAHSILFSLVEEQKGRDCGRITTLYMKSPGCSPSETFAKLEVYLWLGPVKYSKEAINSLPEEFMPIYEEMEEEETQRQLXVEGRRKFPVSLSCQDSRYFQLRCHLYQGRGLMAADDDGLSDPFARVVFSTQCQVTRVLSDTLSPSWCQCLLFDKVLLEGTKEQFQQDPPLIIINIYDHDTMGSPKPLGXAYAEPEFKTVEQFYEKPRLQFYDVSRGRVPAGELLAAFELIELDYSAFGEPRLPLSVDPQELTYDNEHKHYVIPEGVRPALKTFRIEVLFWGLRELKRVQLFEVERPQVRVECAGQQLESEEIQSYKTNPNFKEVVRYIDVELPEQSYLHPPLTVFVVEHRAFGHLALVGSHVVQNLMNYAPRECGGEKEEQEKEPKPKVRHNSKKINPLTSVKNMRLSGLPVKQSKIPINPMKIVNAPLKKLKRKAEELEEEAPEKEELDWWSKYYASLEELEKLAAEREQMEEEAETDGVNLTMANIEEEEEEADVDDIEPPKRKKIATLKLYEGDLESEFSDFQDWLQIFPLYKGQAITEDSEEGDEERLMGKYKGSFLVYPIDVEDRDDTTCQITNGIPKNSPAKVLVRVYIVKATSLAPTDPNGKADPYIVVKVGDQCLDSKDRYIPKQLNPIFGEVFELTVSFPLETELVVTVMDHDLVGADDVIGETRIDLENRFYSRHRASCGLALYYDTDGYNKWRDAKKPSTILAELCRKNGIPSPEYRTSEVKVLNMIFKIPPDAVPEGLLKKNERSPEEEAEIEEHASLNVLQRWGEMREFLSGAVPLVPEHVEIRSLQNQDNPGLPQGYLHMWVDMFPTDIPAPPAVDIKPRLPEMYELRVIIWNTDDVFLDDVNPFTGDPSSDIYVKGWIKGLEGDKQETDVHFNSLTGEGNFNWRFVFRFDYLPTEKEVVYKKKESIFSLEESEFRQPAVLTLQVWDYDRISANDFLGSIELSLSSMVRPAKTSSKCTIEMAMDQASPRFSIFRAKKMKGWWPLVRLKTAEDFEREEKEKIDAKKKGRKKKKTKDKRSQMSKEDIQYSDSLGNTYLLMGKVEAELQLVALEQAEANPVGRGRKEPEPLEKPNRPTTSFNWFINPMKTFVFLIWKNYKKYIIALVILIILTLFLVLIVYTLPGEISSLIVNG; translated from the exons ATGTCCATCAGTGTGGATCTGAAGAGGATCTTCAACCTGCCGGGACGTTCAGACAGAAAGGTTGAACTCTCCTTCAGAG GTTTCACTCATAAAACCAGAGCCCCACAGTGTGAGAATGTTGCCATCTTCAACGAG CATTTCCGTTGGCCCCATTATGGTAAAGAGATCACAGAAGAACTTTTGTCTATCAGCGTTTACAACTGCAGCAAATTCTTTTCCAACAG aCTGCTCGGTCAGCTTGTYATTAGTCTGCAGCATGTAGTTACCTCCGGGAGGTTGCTGCTTCGAGAACCTCTGACTGATGCCAACTACAGCCTGACTGAT ATTATTATAGAGCTGGACATTCGGTTCCATCCACTGGAGGGAGTAGCAGGACAATGGGAGGGACTGGACTTTTTGGAAGTTGAAGACAGTGATGA ATCATCTRTGGTCATCAGGAATGATGGATTTGATGACATTGAGAG AGGATCCATGGCGTCTCGCAACGATCAGCTGGAGAGAGATGCTCGCCGTCTTGGTCAGAGCCTGATCCGGACAGGCGATGAAGACGAGGATGATGAGGATTATGATTATGATGATGACCTTGTGGAGATGGAGACCTGTGACATCACTTTAACTCCTCTCAGGAG TCGTTGCAGACCCCTGTCTAGAACTGCTGTTGCAGCGATGCCCAGAGTCCACAGCTTTCAG GTGAATGTGAACATCCTGGAGGCTCAGAAGCTTGTTGGCGTGAACATCAGCCCTGCAGTTTTTATCAGCGTTGCAagtcagaaaaaacacacagcaacacaGAAATCCACTAACTGCCCATTCTACAAYGAG AATTTCCAGTTTGAGTTTCAGGAGGCTCCTCAAATCTTCTTTGACGAAGTCATAGAAATAAAG GTGTTCCACAGACGGACCTTGGCCTTCCTGATGACCCACATTGGGACCTTTAAGATTGACATCTCCACCGTGTACAGTCAGCCAG ACCACCGTTTCTATCAGAAGTGGGCTCCTCTCACCGACCCGACCGACACCAGGTCAGGAGTGAAGGGCTTTGTCCGGGCCAGCCTTAGTGTGCTGATGAAGGGAGACGCTCTTCGGATGCCCAGTCTATCAAAGGGTTCCTCGTCTGGAAGCAGCGAGGATATAGAAAA aaatctgtTACTTCCTCGTGGTATGCCGTCTGAGCGTCCATGGGCTCGGTTTCGTGTTCGGATCTACAGAGCTGAGGGTCTCCCAACCATGGAAGCAGGGCTGATGGCAAAGATGTCCGTCACTGATCGGGCAGTTTTTATTGACCCCTACGTACAGGTGACCTTCGCTGGACAGCAG gggGAAACATCAGTTGCCAGTGCCACCAGCTACCCAGTATGGAATGAAGAAATCTCCTTTATTGAGCAGTTTCCTCCACTTGCACAGCGAATCAGAATCCAGCTCCTTGATGATGCTAAGATGGGAGACATAGCTTTAGCTACGCACTTTCTGGACCTCCAACAGATATCTGATCCCACCAGGAATG GATTTAACCCAACCTTTGGTCCAAGTTGGGTTAATCTTTATGGTTCTCCACAGAACTCCACCCTGGGAGACGTCCACCAG GCCTTAAACGAGGGTTTGGGTGAAGGGATCTTCTATCGAGGTCGAATCCTCCTGGCTCTCTCCATGGATGTTTATTCCTCTCCATCCGCCGTCCCCACAGATACCGGCTCTGCTGCAGCCGTAAAG GTGAAAGGAGCACGTGGCAAGTTTGGacgaaagaagaaaaagagcagcaagaaagaaaaaaaggaag CAACTTCAGCTCCGAGTGGATTAGCTGATGAGGCTGAAGAAGCAGGAGTTGAGGTGCCAGAGTCTGTCGCTGTGGAAGTTGAGGAGATCCATCCTCTGCCTGAG GGTTATCTGGGACAGAAGGAGGAGTTTCTGCTGTTTGCGTCTTTGTTTGAAGTGACAATGATAGACCCAACAGTAGGAACAAAACCACTAACCTTTGAACTCTCTATAG GAAATTATGGCAAGGCAGTGGGAGTTGGGAGATCTAAGAAAAGCCAGAGCAGGGAGGAGCTGAGGAGGAGCAGAGAAGATCTGACTGAGGAAACACACGGTTTGTTGGAGTCGGAGGATGAGCTGGACAGAGAGGAGATGACGAATCCTGAAGCTGAGAACAGATCTGTGTCTTCTGCCATGAGACCTCAGCCCACTGACTATGACAG GTCATTTAAGTGTATTCAGCTTCAGGCCCCGTCAGCAAAYCTGAAGCCTTGTCTGTATGTCTGGAGTCAGTTTGAAGATCACAGCTTTCGTCTCTATCAGGCCAACTGGCTTAGCAAGATGGCCGACAGACTG GAGATTGGTCTCAATCAGGTGGAAAGTGATCTGCGGAGGCCGAAGGGTAAAGCAAAGGAGATTTTGACTGAGGTGTTACTGGAGCTGGTGACGTGTTGCAA ACAGTTCAGCGCTTTCTCAGACAGGAGGTCACAGTCCCGTCCCAACAGCCTGGATAAATGCAGGAGGGAGTTTATCAAAAAGAATTTG GTTGTACTAGCCAGACAGGCAGTCAGAATCAGGCGAAGGATtaccagaaacaaaaccaaagagcATTTGATGGAAAGCTGGAAGATCTTAAGGAAGCTTCGACAACTGGCTGTGGAG CCCCAGAGCACCATCCCAGATGCTTTTCTTTGGTTACTTAATGGAAGCAAACGACTGGCTTACGTCAGGATTCCTGCCCACTCCATCCTTTTCTCACTGGTGGAGGAGCAGAAGGGGCGGGACTGTGGCCGCATCACCACTCTCTACATGAAG TCTCCAGGATGCTCCCCAAGTGAAACCTTTGCAAAGCTGGAGGTGTACCTGTGGCTTGGTCCTGTCAAGTACAGTAAGGAGGCAATCAACAGCCTACCAGAAGAGTTCATGCCAATCTatgaggagatggaggaggaggaaacacaGAGGCAACTTMCTGTGGAGGGAAGGAGAAAGTTTCCTGTYAGTCTGTCCTGCCAGG ACAGCAGGTACTTCCAGCTGCGGTGCCACCTCTACCAGGGCCGTGGCCTTATGGCTGCAGATGACGACGGCCTGTCAGATCCGTTTGCGAGGGTGGTCTTCTCTACGCAGTGCCAGGTCACCAGG GTGTTGTCAGACACCCTCTCTCCTTCCTGGTGTCAGTGTTTGTTGTTTGACAAAGTTCTGCTGGAAGGAACGAAGGAACAATTTCAGCAAGACCCACCTCTCATTATCATCAATATCTATGATCATGACACAATG GGCAGTCCAAAGCCTYTGGGCCRAGCTTATGCAGAGCCTGAGTTTAAAACTGTGGAGCAGTTTTATGAAAARCCCAGACTTCAGTTCTATGACGTCAGCAGGGGGCGGGTTCCCGCCGGAGAGCTGCTGGCTGCCTTTGAGCTCATTGAGCTTGACTACTCTGCTTTTGGAGAR CCTCGCCTCCCCCTCAGTGTGGATCCTCAGGAGCTGACCTACGACAATGAACATAAACATTACGTCATTCCAGAGGGAGTCCGACCTGCTCTGAAGACCTTCAGAATCGAG gtTCTGTTTTGGGGTCTGCGGGAGCTAAAGAGGGTGCAGCTGTTTGAGGTGGAGCGGCCACAGGTGAGGGTGGAGTGTGCAGGACAGCAGCTGGAGTCTGAAGAGATTCAGAGCTACAAGACCAACCCRAACTTTAAGGAAGTGGTCCGCTACATTGATGtg GAGCTTCCAGAGCAGTCCTACCTCCACCCTCCTCTGACGGTGTTTGTGGTGGAGCACCGGGCATTCGGTCACCTTGCTCTGGTTGGGTCCCATGTTGTCCAGAACCTCATGAACTACGCTCCACGGGAATGTGGAGGGGAGAAAGAGGAACAAGAAAaagaaccaaaaccaaaag TGAGGCATAATTCAAAGAAGATCAACCCTTTGACGTCAGTGAAGAACATGAGGCTCAGCGGTTTGCCAGTCAAACAATCAAAAATCCCCATTAACCCCATGAAGATAGTTAAT GCTCCCCTGAAGAAGCTGAAGAGaaaggcagaggagctggaggaagagGCTCCTGAGAAAGAGGAGCTGGACTGGTGGTCCAARTACTATGCATCACTGGAGGAACTGGAGAAGCTG gctgcagagagagaacaAATGGAGGAAGAAGCAGAGACAG ACGGAGTAAATCTGACGATGGCAAACattgaagaagaggaggaagaagctgATGTGGATGATATCGAGCCTCCAAAACGCAAAAAGATTGCCACACTAAAG ctgTATGAGGGCGATCTGGAGTCAGAGTTCAGTGAYTTTCAGGACTGGCTTCAGATCTTCCCCCTGTATAAAGGCCAAGCCATCACTGAGGACAGTGAGGAGGGTGATGAGGAGAGGCTGATGGGAAAATACAAG GGTTCCTTCCTAGTTTATCCCATCGATGTGGAAGACAGAGATGACACGACATGTCAGATCACCAATGGGATTCCTAAAAATTCCCCCGCCAAAGTCTTGGTCAGAGTTTACATCGTCAAG GCCACCAGCTTGGCTCCCACTGACCCGAACGGTAAAGCTGACCCTTACATTGTTGTGAAGGTGGGAGATCAATGCTTGGACTCCAAAGATCGATACATCCCCAAACAGCTCAACCCAATATTTGGAGA GGTGTTTGAACTGACAGTGTCTTTTCCCCTGGAGACGGAGTTGGTTGTAACCGTCATGGACCACGATCTGGTTGGGGCAGATGATGTTATTGGAGAGACTCGGATTGATTTGGAGAATCGGTTCTACAGCCGCCATCGGGCCTCATGCGGCCTCGCTCTTTACTATGACAC CGATGGTTACAATAAGTGGCGTGATGCAAAGAAACCATCAACAATCTTGGCTGAGCTCTGCAGAAAGAATGGCATCCCGTCTCCAGAGTACAGAACGTCTGAAGTCAAAGTCCTCAACATGATCTTCAAAATACCACCAGATGCCGTACCTGAAG GTCTGCTGAAGAAGAATGAGCGGTCTCCAGAGGAAGAGGCAGAGATAGAGGAGCATGCATCCCTGAATGTGCTGCAGCGCTGGGGGGAGATGAGGGAGTTCCTCTCTGGAGCCGTTCCTTTGGTTCCGGAACATGTGGAGATCCGGTCCCTGCAGAACCAGGACAATCCTGGACTCCCTCAG GGTTATCTTCATATGTGGGTGGACATGTTTCCCACCGATATCCCTGCTCCGCCTGCTGTGGACATAAAACCTCGTCTACCTGAAAT GTATGAGCTGCGTGTGATCATCTGGAACACCGACGACGTGTTTCTGGATGACGTCAACCCTTTCACCGGCGACCCGTCTTCTGACATCTATGTTAAGGG CTGGATAAAAGGCCTGGAAGGAGATAAACAGGAAACTGATGTCCACTTTAACTCCCTGACTGGTGAAGGAAACTTCAACTGGagatttgtttttaggtttgatTACCTTCCCACTGAG AAAGAAGTGGTGTACAAAAAGAAGGAGTCCATCTTTTCCCTGGAGGAGTCGGAGTTTCGCCAGCCGGCTGTTCTGACGCTGCAGGTGTGGGACTACGATCGCATCTCAGCCAATGACTTTCTAG GGTCCATAGAGCTTTCCCTCAGCAGCATGGTGCGACCGGCAAAGACGTCCAGCAAATGTACGATTGAAATGGCCATGGACCAGGCCAGTCCTCGCTTCTCCATCTTTCGAGCTAAAAAGATGAAGGGCTGGTGGCCGCTGGTCCGCTTGAAGACGGCTGAGGACTTCgagagggaggagaaggagaagataGACGCTAAAAAGAAGGGACGCAAGAAGAAAAAGACCAAGGACAAAAGAAGCCAGATGAGCAAAGAAGACATCCAGTACTCTGACAGTTTGGGCAATACTTACTTGTTAATG GGAAAggtggaggcggagcttcagctGGTGGCGCTGGAACAGGCAGAGGCGAACCCTGTGGGGCGTGGACGCAAAGAGCCAGAACCTCTGGAAAAACCAAA ccGTCCTACCACCAGCTTCAACTGGTTCATCAATCCTATGAAGACCTTTGTCTTCCTAATCTGGAAAAACTACAAGAAGTACATAATAGCCCTGGTCATCCTCATCATCCTGACGCTCTTCCTCGTCCTGATTGTTTACACGTTGCCAGGAGAAATCAGTTCCCTCATCGTCAACGGATGA
- the cpne1 gene encoding copine-1 isoform X2 codes for MADCXSKIELTVSCENLLDKDVGSKSDPLCVLLQKTGDKWTELCRTERLKNTSSPSFSQRLRVDYHFETVQNLKFGVYDIDNSTSNLADDDYLGGAELTLGQIVSSKTITRPLQLKKDKPAGKGSITITAEEIKDNRAIVLELEAKKLDKKDTFGKSDPFLEIFKQGENGKWQLVHRTEVVKNNLNPSWKKFSVPLQTFCSSDMEKPLKVDCSDHDSDGSHDLIGSFTTKASELMKAAGGSPVEFDCIHPEKQKKKKSYKNSGVVSVKSCKLVTDYSFLDFVMGGCQINFTVGIDFTGSNGDPRSPNSLHYMSPDGLNQYLSALWSVGQVVQDYDTDKLFPAFGFGAKLPPDFQAANHEFALNFNPSNPYCQGIQGIVDAYRGVLPQIKLSGPTNFSPIINHVASIASGVAQAPTASQYFVLLILTDGEITDLDQTRDAIVRASRLPLSIIIVGVGPADFKAMELLDGDDGVLRSTVGEAVSRDIVQFVPFRNFKDAPVTALAQAVLAEVPNQLVSYFKMRGLEPQKQQAAPKS; via the exons ATGGCAGACTGTRTCTCTAAGATTGAGCTGACGGTTTCCTGCGAGAACCTACTGGATAAAGATGTTGGCTCAAAATCAGACCCTCTTTGTGTACTGCTGCAGAAAACGGGAGACAAATGGACAGAG CTGTGTCGCACCGAACGTCTGAAAAACACCTCAAGTCCATCCTTTAGTCAGCGCCTGAGGGTAGATTATCACTTCGAGACGGTTCAGAATCTGAAGTTTGGGGTCTACGACATTGATAACTCCACTTCTAATCTTGCCGATGATGATTACCTTGGAGGGGCAGAGCTGACGCTGGGACAG atAGTTTCCAGCAAAACTATAACCAGACCTCTTCAGCTGAAGAAAGACAAGCCAGCTGGGAAAGGAAGCATCACA ATCACTGCAGAGGAAATCAAAGACAATAGAGCCATTGTGTTGGAGTTGGAAGCTAAAAAGCTTGACAAGAAG GATACATTTGGGAAGTCTGATCCATTCTTGGAGATTTTTAAACAAGGAGAAAATGGGAAATGGCAGCTGGTTCACAGAACAGAG gTGGTGAAGAACAACCTGAATCCCAGCTGGAAGAAGTTCTCCGTTCCACTGCAGACCTTCTGCTCCTCCGACATGGAAAAACCTTTGAAG GTGGATTGTTCAGACCATGACAGTGATGGGTCACATGACCTGATTGGTTCTTTCACAACAAAAGCCTCGGAGTTGATGAAAGCTGCTGGTGGCTCACCA GTGGAATTCGACTGCATCCACccagagaaacagaagaagaagaaaagctacAAGAATTCTGGGGTTGTGTCAGTGAAGAGCTGTAAG TTGGTGACTGACTACTCATTCCTGGACTTTGTGATGGGTGGCTGCCAGATCAACTTCACT GTCGGCATCGACTTCACCGGCTCAAACGGTGATCCTCGCTCGCCCAACTCTCTCCACTACATGAGTCCGGATGGGCTGAACCAGTACCTGTCTGCTCTGTGGTCTGTGGGGCAGGTGGTCCAGGACTACGACAC TGATAAACTCTTCCCAGCATTCGGGTTTGGTGCCAAACTGCCTCCAGACTTTCAG GCGGCCAATCATGAGTTCGCCCTCAACTTCAACCCCAGCAACCCATACTGTCAAG GCATTCAGGGGATTGTGGATGCTTACAGAGGGGTTTTGCCTCAAATTAAACTGTCCGGACCCACAAACTTCTCTCCCATCATCAACCACGTTGCTTCCATTGCCTCCGGTGTCGCTCAGGCTCCCACCGCCTCT CAATACTTCgttctcctcatcctcactgATGGCGAAATCACCGACTTGGATCAGACCAGGGATGCTATAGTTCGGGCTTCCCGGCTGCCCTTGTCGATTATTATTGTGGGGGTGGGGCCGGCTGATTTTAAGGCCATGGAGCTTCTGGATGGAGACGATGGCGTCCTTAGGTCCACTGTTGGTGAGGCCGTATCCAGAGACATCGTCCAGTTTGTCCCATTCAGAAATTTCAAAGAT GCTCCTGTGACGGCGCTGGCCCAGGCTGTTCTCGCTGAGGTCCCCAACCAGCTTGTGTCTTACTTCAAAATGAGAGGCCTCGAACCGCAGAAACAACAAGCTGCTCCCAAATCCTAA